Genomic DNA from Taurinivorans muris:
TTTTTGCCCGCTCCGGTTCTTGCCCCCATTTCCCGTCCTGTTTTTAAAAAGAATTTTGAGGGGAAAGAACTTTTTGGAAATAAAAACACGAAATTAGTCGACTGGCTGCAGGAATATAAAATTTTTAAAAAGAAAACCCTTATTCCTTATGCCGTTTGGCAAAAACAAAAAAATGCATTGAGTGCTTTAAAGTTGTTTTCCGCGTATATGGGAGATAAAGAGAATTTTATAAAGAATAAAAAAAGCGATAAAGAAAAATTCTCATGGGAAATACCGAATCAGATTTCAGGGACAGAATTGCATTTAACCATTAATCGGAATGAAAATAAACATCTTGACGGCAGCTATTTCAGCTCTTCGGTGAATTTTGCAAATCATGAACTTGATATTTATGTAAAAGCCTCCGATCATGCCTTATTTGAAAAATATTTTGGCATACTGGGAGAACTGGGCTTTGGGGCGGACAGCACACTGGGAAAAGGACGTTTTAAAATAAAAAACAAAGAAGATGTAAGTGACGTTTTTCATGAAAAGGGGGAATACGGGCTCAATCTTTCTGTTCTTTCCGCTGAAAATTTGGCAGGAATTGAAGGTTATTATAGAACCTTTACCAAAAAAGGAAAAACATGGGTTGCCAAGAGCCGGCACAGTCCGTTTAAAAAGCCGTTCATTGCTTTGGAAGAAGGAGCTGTCGTCAAAAATATCCCTTCGTCCTGTATCATAAAAAATATCAATGCGGACGATGATATTATTCAAATGTGCGGTGCATTGCTCATGCCCTGCACGCTGCCAGGAGAAACGCAATGATTTCATTACAAAATATTCATAATAATTTTGTGCCTGTCCGTCTGGAATTTTTATCTCCGGTGCATATTGGTTCCGGGGAAATGCTTTCTCCTTTGGAATATCAAATTTTTGAAGAACAATCAGGACAATATATTGTTTGTACCATTGATTTTGACGGCTGGATAAACAGCTTGACTCCAGATGAAGCAAAAGCCGTTGCATCAAAATTTTCTCTGTCAAATCAGACGCAAATTTGGGAATATCTGCGAAATACGATTGACAGAAACGTTTTTATAAAAACAAAAAGCAAGACAAACGAAGAAATACATCAGAAATATAAAGTCCGTTTGAAAGGAACAAATAAATCAGAGAATGAATTAGCCCCTGCTATTAGAAATGCCTATACGTCTGCAATAGTTATTCCTGGTTCATCAATAAAAGGGGCAATCCGTACTGCGATTATTGATTATTATGATAACGGCAGATTAATACAAGCGTATTTAACTGGAGCAAATAACAAAGAAAAAAGCAGAAACTATGAAGCAGAACTAAAACATTTGTTTGGTGACATTAAAGAAAATGCCTTTAAGCAATTAAAGGTTTCAGATTTTGAGTTATTGCCTGGGGAAAGCGAATTTGTACAAGCCGTGCAATATGCGAAAAACAATCCTGAAGAACGGTTGATGAACCCTGTTTGCGAAGTTGCGCCCATTTGGGCAAAACCAAAATACGGAAAGATTTATCTTGGCAGTTTTACAGCTCATGAATATGCAAAAAAACCTTTAGAAGATTGGACATTTGAAAATTTATGCAAGGTCTGCAATCAGTTTTATTTAAAACGTTTTAATGCAGAATATGAAAAATTTTATAAACTGCCTCATTTTGTGCAGGCTCGGAATTTCATTGACGGCATACGGAACAAGGTACAGACAGAAAATGCCCTTTTATTGCGTATAGGGCATTATTCCCATGTGGAATGCGTAACGGTTGAAAATGCCGCTCCTAAAACACGTCCAAATCCCAAGACCAAAAAGCCCATGCCTTGTGGCACGACACGGACGCTGGCAGACGGCAAATATCCTTTTGGCTGGGTTTTACTGCATAAATGCTCTGCGGAAGATGCCGAACAGGGAAAAATGCAGGAAGAACAAGCCAGACAGGAAATTATTGCCAATTTGCAGGCGAGAAAAGCATTATTTTTAACAGCAAAAAATACCGAATACGAAGCAAAGCAAAAACTGCTTTCAGCACAGCGTAAACAAGAAGAAGAACAAGCAAGAAAAGCTCGGGAAGAAGCGCTGCGCCTGCAAAAAGAACAAGAGCAAAAAGAGGCGGAAAAACTCGCCCGCAAACAGGCGGAACAAGCCCAAAAAGAAGCGGAAGAACAGCGTCTGGCAAGCCTTTCTCCGGAAGAACGCCTTGTTGAACTTGTTTTATTGAAAAAAGCAGGCAAAGAGGAAGTGTTAAAAGTTTATGAGCGTATTGACAACTTGGACAATAAAATTCAAATTGCAGAAGCAATAAGAGCATTTTGGCAAAAGGAGAAAATTTGGTCTGGTAAACTTAAAGAAAATCAAAAAATCCGTGTGGATAAAATAACGGCAATATTGCGTGCAAAATAGAATATGATGTAAGATAATTACTTGCACTGTAACAATAAATTATGTATATTCACAAAACACGGAAAAAGTATTTTTTGAAAAAATAGAAAATTTACAGGATATGTTGCAGTAATTTTTCTGCTTTTTAAATGCTGTTTTCAGTGTATTGATAACTATTTCAGATAGTTATTCTTTGACTTTTTAGTCCGACCTGATTTAAAGGGATAATAAAACATTGATCCTACAGTTCATGCATTGTCCGCATTTTTTAGTCCGACCTGATTTAAAGGGATAATAAAACGTTTGGTAACCGGACAAAAGGGTTTGTACATTTTTAGTCCGACCTGATTTAAAGGGATAATAAAACATTTTCCATTATTCACTCCGTGAGTTTTGATTTTTAGTCCGACCTGATTTAAAGGGATAATAAAACGCCCTCTTGACCAATGTGTTGATATTCCAATTTTTAGTCCGACCTGATTTAAAGGGATAATAAAACACATATATGCCGTTCACGCGGGTCGTAATCTTTTTAGTCCGACCTGATTTAAAGGGATAATAAAACGTCATTTCCGTATTCAACAACGCAAAACTTTTTTTAGTCCGACCTGATTTAAAGGGATAATAAAACCACGGCGTTTTGCACGTCGCGAAGTTCTTGTTTTTAGTCCGACCTGATTTGAAGGGATAATAAAACTATTGGAAATAAAAGGATAGTTCGGATCGCTTTTTAGTCCGACCTGATTTAAAGGGATAATAAAACCAATATGTTTCACAATATCATTTACCAACATTTTAGTCTGACCTGATTTAAAGGGGGAAAACACGGCAAAACCCGTGTCTTTTTTTTAAGCAATATTGCTTCTCTTTTTTTCTTTGAAAAATTTTGCATACTGTCTTTATGAGCTGTTGCTAAAAAAATTACAGAGAGGCATTTATGAAAAAATTAGTTTATGCATTTTTATTAATGGGGCTTATTAAACTGACTGGTTGTGCAACAATTATGAGTGACAACAAATCGGCAGTACAAATTAACACAAATCCCACAGAAACAATCTGTGAAGTAAAAGGAGAAAATTTTACCCAAACCTTAAACATTCCCGCCAATGTGACCATTCCGGCAAAAGCTTCCCCGGTTACCATTACCTGCACCAAGGAAGATTATTTTCCTGCCAGTGAAACCATTGAAACCAGTATAAATGGAATGATTTTCGGTAATATCATTTTTGGCGGTATTCCGGGAATTATTATTGATTTGGCAACGAAATCCGGTTTTGATTATCAGGATAATGTCGCTTTGCATTTATACAAGCGCCGTTTTACCAGTTTGGAAGAAAAAGATGCATACTATGCGGAGCTTGAAGAAAGGCTTAAAGCTGACGTTGACGGCAGAAAGAGGGATTTGAATGAACGCAAAAATCTTGATGACAGTGAATATAAGCGGGAACTGAAAAAAATAAATTCATATTACGAAAAGGAATTGGTTTTTCTTCATGAATGCAGGGATAATTCCGAAATAATTTCAGAGAAAAAAACGGCAGAAAAGTGATATACTTTATTCTTAAAATGTAATATAACGCAATAAATACCGTATGATAGGGAGAAATATCCATGGAAGAACAAATTCCGCACTTTAAAACCCATATTTGTTATGTTTCCGCTGAATCCATGCCCAATCTTTTGTTGTGTCTTGACCCTGCGTTGAAACCTGAAAAGGTCTACCTTCTTACAAGCAAGGAAATGGTGAATAACGGTAAATATGGTGTGTTGGCTCAAAACTTCAGAAACTTGGGAGTGCAGGTAGAAAGGAAGGAGCTTCAGGATATTTCTCTTTTTTCTTTGCAGCGTGTTATTGAAGATTTTATTAATGCTTTGCCTGATGAAGCGATGACAGAATTTGCTTTCAACATTACCTGCGGAACAAAGCTTATGACTATGGCGGCAGTAAGCGCCTGCAATCAGTGCATAGAAATGTTTTATGTTGATACTTCCAATAGCAAACTATTTTTATTGAAAGAAAAGAAAGAGTATGCATTGTCTAATTTTTGTAATGTTCAAACTATTCTTAATAGTTATGGTTTTAGAATTGTTAATAAGACGCAAACAAAACGTGAACATGGCAAAATAATACAAATTCTGTTAAATCAACGTATTGGCACGATTAAAATATTGAATGCTCTGTCTGCACGGGCAAAAGAAAGTAAAATTTCTAAAATTGAAAAGATGACACCAGAGTTAGATGAGTTGCTTGTAAAATGTGAAGAGGCAAAATTGCTTGAACGACAGGGGGATACGCTTATTTTTGCGGATGAGGACAGCCGTTCTTTCTGTAATGGAATTTGGCTTGAAGAATATGTTTATCAAACTTTGGCTCAATTGGAACTCAATAAGCAGATTGCGGATTATGAAGGAGCTGTTGAAATTATTTATGCTGACAGAGTTGTTTCCAATAGTGATGCCAAACCCGATAATGAGCTTGACGCACTTTTTGTACGCGAGAACATTTTGTATCTTGTTGAATGCAAAACCTGCAGAATGAATGACGATAAAAAATCAAGAGATATAATGTATAAGCTGGATTCCTTGCATAATAAGATTGGAGGCGTATTTGGCCGCGGTATTTTGATTAGTCTTGAATCTCTTTCTGAAAATGAAAGAAAGCATGCACAAAAGAACAATCTTATTGTAATAGATGATATTCAAAAAATTAAAAATTTACGCAAAGCACTTATAGAAATTTTTGAAAATGAAAAAAGAAAAAAATAAACAAAATGATATGGTTATATATAGTATAGGAGTGGAAGTGCCCATTACCCCGACAGAACCTCTGCCTTCCCTTCCTGTCATTCCTCACGGGGCTTTGGTTATTCTTGAAGGCAGAGCTCCTATTTGGCGATATGTCATGGCATTTCATGCTTTGCATGGTTTGGCGAGTGCTGTGGGGATTTATGACCCTAGGCTCGGAGTTGTTGTTGTCGCAAGCCATTCGACGGAGTATCGCGAGGGTGATATTCTTGATATACGGATATGATTTTGTAACTGACAATATTAGGGTTGTTGTTGGTATTGCATATTGATTATCATTTCAAATGAAATGGATGGCAATTTATCATAACGGGCTGTCGTAACCGAGTCTTTTATTTTAGACAACGCATTATGATTTAATTAGCTAACACCATTATGTTATTTAAAAATATGCTCTATGATGTATAAAATTTGTTTTTTATCCCAGATTTTTTCTGGAATAGGATCATTTTATCTTGTGGGAATTGTGAATCATTCTTCCAAAACAAAGTGTTCCGGGGAAATCTCTTTCAGTTTTGCATGATTGGGGATGAGGAAGTTTGTTTGCGGGGTAAAGGTTTTGTTTTTTTCTGTGATCGGATCAGGCTGCGGAATGGCGGATAACAGCATTTTCGTATAGGGGTGCATGGGAGAGTTGAAAAGCTCGTCCGCCGGAGCGACTTCCACAAGTTTTCCGGCATACAGTACGCCGACCCTGTCGCAAAGGTATTGCACCATGGATAAATCATGTGCGATGAAAAGCAAGGAAAAGTTTTTTTCTTTCCGCAGTTTCATGAAAAGGTTGATTATTTGGGCTTGCACTGAAACGTCCAAAGAGGAAACAGGCTCGTCAGCGATAATAAGTTCAGGCTCTAGGGCAAGGCTTCTTGCAATGCAGACACGCTGTTTTTGTCCGCCGGAAAGTTCGGCAGGGATTTTTTGCAAAAATGAGCTGTCCATTCCAACGCTTTCAAGAAGTTCGGCAATTTTTTTTTGCCGTTCTTTCTTGTTTGGAAAAAGTTTATGGATAATAAAGGGTTCCGCCATGCAGTCTTCTATATTCATGCGGGGATTGAGAGAAACGGAGGAATCTTGAAAAATGATTTGCAAAGAGCGTTGTATTGTTTTTTTGAGTTCTTTTTCTATGCGGGATTTTGAGATACACTGATTTTTATAGAAAATTTCTCCTTTACTGGGCTTATGTATTCCCATTACCGCTTTTGCGAGTGTGGATTTTCCGCAGCCCGATTCGCCCACCAATCCGAAAATTTCTCCGGGATAAATATCAAGATTGATATTGTGCAGGGCATGGATATGGTGCAGTTTTCCGACAGGAAAAATTTGGTGATATTCGCGTATTGAGAGCAGAGGTATTTTTTTCATAATTTTTTAAGCGAAGTTTTTTGTATGAACTGCGGCGGGGCGATGTGCGGGGCACGTTCATCCAAAAGCCATGTTGCCGCGGCATGGGTGTCGGAAAGGGAAAACATGGGAGGATGGCATGTATAATCAACAGCCAAAGCATATTCGTTGCGGTAAGCGAAAGCGTCGCCTTTCGGGGGATTGATAAGAGAGGGAGGCATGCCCTGAATGGGGTTCAGTTTGCTTTTTGGCGCTGTTAATGAAGGCAAAGCGCCAAGCAAAGCCCATGTATAGGGGTGTCTCGCCTGATAAAAAATTTCTTGGGCGGTGCCTGTTTCAATAATTTTTCCGGCATACATAATGGCGACTTTATCCGCTATTTTTGCAACAACGCCAAGGTCATGGGTGACAATAACAATGGCGATGCCCGTTTTTTTCTGAATATCTTTTAACAAGTCGAGCATACGCGCCTGCACGGTAACATCAAGGGCGGTGGTCGGTTCGTCCGCAAAAAGAATTTTCGGGGAAAGGGCGAGAGCTATGGCAAGCACACAGCGCTGGCGCATGCCGCCCGAAAAAAAGTGCGGCTGCTGCCAAATACGGACTTTTGCATTGTCAATGCCCACAAGCTCCAAAAGTTCAACAGCGCGGTCCATGGCTTTTTGTTTGGACATTTTTTTGTGCCGCAAAAGAGCTTCCGTGATTTGTTTTCCAATAGGCACCACAGGATTGAGAGCTGACATGGGGTCTTGGAATATCATGCCGAAATTTGCGCCGCGGATTTTGCACATTTCACGTTCGCCAAGTTTTGGAATATCGTATCCGTTTGTCAGGATTTGTCCTTGGATTTTCGCGTTGTCAGGCAATATTCTCATAACGGAACGGCATAAGACGGATTTCCCGCAGCCGGATTCCCCGACAATGGCGAGGGTTTCCCCCTCATTGATATTAAGGGAAATATCCCGGACAGCATGGACGGTGCCGGCATTCGTCGTAAAAGAAACAGAAAGGTTTTTGATTGAAAGAATTTGTTTCATATTCATTTTGTAAACGGCATGAACGTTCCATGCCGTTTGGTTTTTGTGTTTTTAATCGGTTAGCGTCCAGTCTTCGATATTCCACATGACTCCGACGGCATGGTGTCCGAGTACCCGTTCCGTGTCCAAACCGCTTAAACGTTCCGTGCTTACATAATTGCCATGCAGATAGGCAATGAGCAAATGTCCCGGAGCTTTGGCATAGGCTTCCTCAAACGTTCGGTAAATTGTTTTCCTTTCTTCTTTGTCCGCTGTGACGCGTCCTTGTTTGAGCAATTTGTCGATTTCCGCGTTGGAGTAGTGCATGGTGTTGTCGCTTGCGCCTGTTACGAAATCCTTATATATGCCGTCAGGGTCAAATTGTACGGCAAAGCCTGCCAAAAAACCGTTATAATCGGCTTTCCAGTCAAAGCGGGTGACAAGGGCGATACGCATGTCAACACCGGCGTTTTGCAGCTGGCGGGCTGTGATATTTGCAATATCGATGCGTTCTTCTTCGTAGTCACGGACTTGGATGGTAAAGGAAAATTTTTGTCCGTTCCGCTCATATATGCCCTGTGCATTTTTTTTCCAGCCGAGTTTCGCCATTTCTTCTGCGAATTTTTCCGGGTCATAAGGATAAATATCCGCTTTTTTATTTCCGCCGTAAGCATTAAGCTGGATAGGGCTGTAAGCGGGAATGCCTTGTTTGTTGAGAACGCTGTTAATAATGGCTTGTTTGTCCACCGCATAATTTAAAATGCCGATGGAGTCCGCATTGTTTTTCCAAAATTCACTTCTGAAATCCATGGAAACGGAACGGTAGTCGGCAGTAGTGAAATCAATGTTTTTGAACCCTTGCTTTCCGCGGAAGTTTTCCGCATAATTTGCGTTGAGCCATGCGAGGTCTGCTTCCCCCGCTTGAAGCATAAGGGCTTTTGTGCTTTCAACTGCAACGGTTTTATAGATAACTCTTTCAATATTGGGGACTTTGCCGTAATAATTTTCATTGCGTTCCAAAATAATCATGCCTCCCGCCGTATCCCATTCGATAAATTTATAGCGTCCTGTGCCGATTGGGTGATGGTTTGCAGGGGCGGTGTTGATGTCCTTGCCTTCAAACAAGTGTTTGGGAATAATGCCGATTGTGAAATTGCCAAGCATGGCGGCATTATAGCGTTTCATTTTTATTTCAAGAAGCTGCGGAGCCGGAGAGCTTACGGACGCGATATCTTCATAATTGCTTAAAATGGAAGACGTTAAATTTTCATCTTTTGTCAAGGCATTGTAGGTGAAAATGATGTCTTCAAGACTGAAAGGGGTTCCGTCGTGCCATGTTACGCCTTCACGGATTTTAAAGGTGTAAGTCATGCTTTTTTCATCGTACCGGAAAGATTCCGCAAGGTCGGGAATGGCATTTCCTTTGCCGTCGTATTTGAGCAAACCGGAAAAAATAATGGTGGGCAGTTCTTGGTGTTCGTTCAGAATGGGATTGATAGTATCTTCGTTTTCGCCGGCGTAAACAAGCGTGTTTGCCGTGTCCTGCGCAAAAGCGTTTTGGGCGGCGGCACTTGGCATAAAGCAAAGCGCGATGAGAAACAGAGCAGGAATTTTGAGTTTTTGAAACAGGTTTTTCATGAACGGAATTTTCATGGAAACGCTCCTTTGTTGTGTTATAAGTTGCTGAAACCTTTGCAATTTTCTTGTCTGAAACTGTGTCCGATTTGTGTGATGCAAAAAAGTGTCACGATTAAGAATAAGCCCGGGAACAAAATGACCCACCATGTATTCAAGAGCAAAGCCCGGTTGGAAAGAGCAAGCATGCTGCCTAAGGAAAGTTCTTCCGGAGGCAGACCGAGCCCTAAAAAGCTGAGCGTCGCTTCCATTGCCATATTGACACTGACCGAGGAAATCACAATGAACATAACGGCTGAAATGACATTTGGTATTAAATGCTTACGCATTATCCAAAAAAAGGAAGCGCCTGTGTGCCGTGAATATACGATATATTCACTGTTGCGTATTTGGCGGATTTCCGCCCGCACGATACGGGCTAAGGCGAACCAGCTTGTTATGCCGATAATTACGGAAATGGAAAATACACTTTGCTTTTCCCGTAAGGAAAGGAGCAGCAAAAGGGTGAGCAAAACAGGAATGCTTTGAAAAAGTTCTGCGATTCTCATCATGATTGTATCAATCAAAGAAGAAGCACAGCCGGAAATGCAGCCATACGTGATGCCGATAACCGTTGCGATGAAACTGCTTGCAATGCCGATAAGAAGCGAGGTTCTGCCCCCGTTCCAAAGCACGGAAAAAATATCGCGGCCCAAAGAATCCGTGCCAAACCAAAATTCTTTGTTCGGCGCTTCATTCAAGTGGGAAAGATAGAATTGTGCGGGATCGTGGTTGACAAACAAATGGGAGAAAAAACAGGCGAGAATGACAGCGCATAACAATACCGCCGAAAAGAAGGGAAATGTGCTGTCCCTCCTTTTCTTCGGCGTGATTTCTTGAGGTTCTTGCTGATAATTCGCACCCACAAGTTTAAAATCTTCTTTTGTAAGGGAAGGCTCGGATATTGCTGGAAATTGGTTTTGTTGTGCGGTATTTTTCATAGTGTGATGATATCCGTGTTTTTCATTCTCGGGTCGATATGTTCGTTGACGTATTGGGCGATGAAACTGCTGATGATTATGAGAAACCCGGTAATGAGAACAATGAGCATCAGCAAATTGTAATCGTGGTATTTGGCTGAAGAAACAGCCAGTAAGCCAATGCCAGGGTAGTTGAAAACGGTTTCGACGACATAGGTCCCGCTGATGAGGTGAGGAACGGAAACAGCCATGATATTGATTATCGTGGGCATCACGTTACGCAAACAATGTTTTGTCAGCACTTGCATTTTGCCCAATCCTTTCGCTCTTGCCAACAAAACGTAATCTTTGCGGGTTTCGTCCAAAAGCTTGTTGCGTATCATATAGGCGTAATACCAAAAATGGCTGATAATCATTATGCTGACAGGCAGAACAAGGTGAGCGGCACGGTTGAGCGGACTGTTCGCTTTTCCAAAATCATAGGCGCCGCTTGCGGGCAGCCATTTCAGGTTTATACTGAAAATCAACACAAAAACGACCCCTAGCCAAAAAGCGGGCGTATAAAAAGCCATTGTGCCTATTTTACAAATGATTTTGTCAATCCACTTGTTTTCAAACCTTGCGCAGACAAGCGCCAACCCTATGGCGAGAGAGAAAACAAGAACATAGGAAATAACGCCGAGAATAAGCGTATTTTTCAGAAGCGGCAGAACAATTTCAAGCACGGGTCTTTTATAGCGTAAGGAAATACCGAAATTTCCTCGCAGCGTTTGTTCTGTCCATTTGACAAACTGCACCCAGATACTGTCGTTCAAGCCAAGCCGTACGCGGGCGGCGTCAAGCTGTTCCTGGGTCATGCTTTGCACGGCGTCCCCGTAAAAAGACTGCAAAGGGTCTCCGGGGGTGAGGCGTGAAATGTAAAAAACAAGAAGCGCCAAAATGAAAAGCATGGCGGCAAGCTGAAAACAAAGTTTCATTCCGGCGCAGGCGGCGGAAAAGGATTTATGGCGTATGAGTGCATGCTTCATCATATACTTCTTTCGTGTTACGAAAATAAAAAACGTAACACCATACCTAACAAAGGCGTTGTCCTCTGTCAAGCCGGAAATGAAAAAAATTCCCCGTGATTTTTCGTGCAAATTTTAATTGAATGGTTTTGCAATGTTAGCTTGATAATTTTGCATTCGGTATAATTTCCATTTGGAAACAATTATTCATTGTAAAAAAAACGGATATTGTATACCATGGCGATATTCCATTTCGTTTGCGGATAAGGGTATGAATAATCAGCAAAAACAAAACGGCTTTGTTCCGCCTCATTCCGGGGCGGACCGTCCCTCCTTGCCGGATGTTTTGGCACACAGTGCGTTGCAGCGCGCGGTATGTGCCGTTTCCCGGCAATGCGAGAGAATTTATTGTATAGACGCAACAGCAGGAAACGGGCATGACACGTGTTTTTTGGCAGGACTTGGCAAGGCTTTGCAGCAGGATGTCCGTGTGCTTGCTTGCGATGTGCAGGAACAGGCGCTCGTCAATACCGCTGAACGTTTGAAGCAATGCGGACTGGAAGCGGAACTCATTCTTTGTGGGCATGAAAAAATTCTTGAATATTTGCCTCAAGATGTTCTTTTGGCAGGGGCGGTTTTTAATCTCGGTTATCTTCCCGGAAAAGAGCGGAAAGAAAATTTTGTCGCTACAAAAGCGGAAACAAGCCTTGAGGCTTTGGAAAAAATTTGCATGCGTCTTGTTCCTCAGGGCTGTATCAGTGTGCATTGTTATACGGGGCATAAAGGAGGGCTTGAGGAATACCGGGCGGTTTCAGGTTTTGTTTCAAGGCTTGAACCGAAGCTCTGGCGCGTTCTTTGTGTTTCCGATATGAACAGGGAACATTATTTGGAGTATCTTTTCGTATTGGAAAAATTACAAATAAGGAAAAGGGGAAACCATGATCAAAGTAATTGCAAAAAATTTATTTAAACAAGGAAGCATTGAAAACGCTCTTTCATTATATGAAGAGTTGGTTGAAAAATCACGTGCCGAAAAAGGCTGTCTTTCTTATGAGTTATTTCAGGATATCGAAAATCCGTGTATTTTGACCATGCTTGAAACTTGGGAAAGCAAAGAATATTTGAAAGCGCATTCCGAATCGGAGCATTTTAAAAGAATTGTGCCGCAACTCGGGAAAATGCGGGAACAACATGAAATAAATGTGTATGCAAAAATTTTGTAGGCAGTTTTTATGACAGGTTAAGGAGAGAAATTTATTTGCCTGATTGACAAAAACATTTTTTTGGGTTATCATGTCTGAAATAAATTTTTGGAGTTTGTATGGAAGTTCAAAATAAAATCGGCATATACAATCAAAAACTCAAGCAAATTGTGGAACGGAACACTC
This window encodes:
- a CDS encoding ABC transporter permease, whose product is MKNTAQQNQFPAISEPSLTKEDFKLVGANYQQEPQEITPKKRRDSTFPFFSAVLLCAVILACFFSHLFVNHDPAQFYLSHLNEAPNKEFWFGTDSLGRDIFSVLWNGGRTSLLIGIASSFIATVIGITYGCISGCASSLIDTIMMRIAELFQSIPVLLTLLLLLSLREKQSVFSISVIIGITSWFALARIVRAEIRQIRNSEYIVYSRHTGASFFWIMRKHLIPNVISAVMFIVISSVSVNMAMEATLSFLGLGLPPEELSLGSMLALSNRALLLNTWWVILFPGLFLIVTLFCITQIGHSFRQENCKGFSNL
- the csm5 gene encoding type III-A CRISPR-associated RAMP protein Csm5 — translated: MISLQNIHNNFVPVRLEFLSPVHIGSGEMLSPLEYQIFEEQSGQYIVCTIDFDGWINSLTPDEAKAVASKFSLSNQTQIWEYLRNTIDRNVFIKTKSKTNEEIHQKYKVRLKGTNKSENELAPAIRNAYTSAIVIPGSSIKGAIRTAIIDYYDNGRLIQAYLTGANNKEKSRNYEAELKHLFGDIKENAFKQLKVSDFELLPGESEFVQAVQYAKNNPEERLMNPVCEVAPIWAKPKYGKIYLGSFTAHEYAKKPLEDWTFENLCKVCNQFYLKRFNAEYEKFYKLPHFVQARNFIDGIRNKVQTENALLLRIGHYSHVECVTVENAAPKTRPNPKTKKPMPCGTTRTLADGKYPFGWVLLHKCSAEDAEQGKMQEEQARQEIIANLQARKALFLTAKNTEYEAKQKLLSAQRKQEEEQARKAREEALRLQKEQEQKEAEKLARKQAEQAQKEAEEQRLASLSPEERLVELVLLKKAGKEEVLKVYERIDNLDNKIQIAEAIRAFWQKEKIWSGKLKENQKIRVDKITAILRAK
- a CDS encoding ATP-binding cassette domain-containing protein, producing MKKIPLLSIREYHQIFPVGKLHHIHALHNINLDIYPGEIFGLVGESGCGKSTLAKAVMGIHKPSKGEIFYKNQCISKSRIEKELKKTIQRSLQIIFQDSSVSLNPRMNIEDCMAEPFIIHKLFPNKKERQKKIAELLESVGMDSSFLQKIPAELSGGQKQRVCIARSLALEPELIIADEPVSSLDVSVQAQIINLFMKLRKEKNFSLLFIAHDLSMVQYLCDRVGVLYAGKLVEVAPADELFNSPMHPYTKMLLSAIPQPDPITEKNKTFTPQTNFLIPNHAKLKEISPEHFVLEE
- a CDS encoding ABC transporter ATP-binding protein is translated as MKQILSIKNLSVSFTTNAGTVHAVRDISLNINEGETLAIVGESGCGKSVLCRSVMRILPDNAKIQGQILTNGYDIPKLGEREMCKIRGANFGMIFQDPMSALNPVVPIGKQITEALLRHKKMSKQKAMDRAVELLELVGIDNAKVRIWQQPHFFSGGMRQRCVLAIALALSPKILFADEPTTALDVTVQARMLDLLKDIQKKTGIAIVIVTHDLGVVAKIADKVAIMYAGKIIETGTAQEIFYQARHPYTWALLGALPSLTAPKSKLNPIQGMPPSLINPPKGDAFAYRNEYALAVDYTCHPPMFSLSDTHAAATWLLDERAPHIAPPQFIQKTSLKKL
- a CDS encoding ABC transporter substrate-binding protein yields the protein MKIPFMKNLFQKLKIPALFLIALCFMPSAAAQNAFAQDTANTLVYAGENEDTINPILNEHQELPTIIFSGLLKYDGKGNAIPDLAESFRYDEKSMTYTFKIREGVTWHDGTPFSLEDIIFTYNALTKDENLTSSILSNYEDIASVSSPAPQLLEIKMKRYNAAMLGNFTIGIIPKHLFEGKDINTAPANHHPIGTGRYKFIEWDTAGGMIILERNENYYGKVPNIERVIYKTVAVESTKALMLQAGEADLAWLNANYAENFRGKQGFKNIDFTTADYRSVSMDFRSEFWKNNADSIGILNYAVDKQAIINSVLNKQGIPAYSPIQLNAYGGNKKADIYPYDPEKFAEEMAKLGWKKNAQGIYERNGQKFSFTIQVRDYEEERIDIANITARQLQNAGVDMRIALVTRFDWKADYNGFLAGFAVQFDPDGIYKDFVTGASDNTMHYSNAEIDKLLKQGRVTADKEERKTIYRTFEEAYAKAPGHLLIAYLHGNYVSTERLSGLDTERVLGHHAVGVMWNIEDWTLTD
- a CDS encoding Card1-like endonuclease domain-containing protein, with product MEEQIPHFKTHICYVSAESMPNLLLCLDPALKPEKVYLLTSKEMVNNGKYGVLAQNFRNLGVQVERKELQDISLFSLQRVIEDFINALPDEAMTEFAFNITCGTKLMTMAAVSACNQCIEMFYVDTSNSKLFLLKEKKEYALSNFCNVQTILNSYGFRIVNKTQTKREHGKIIQILLNQRIGTIKILNALSARAKESKISKIEKMTPELDELLVKCEEAKLLERQGDTLIFADEDSRSFCNGIWLEEYVYQTLAQLELNKQIADYEGAVEIIYADRVVSNSDAKPDNELDALFVRENILYLVECKTCRMNDDKKSRDIMYKLDSLHNKIGGVFGRGILISLESLSENERKHAQKNNLIVIDDIQKIKNLRKALIEIFENEKRKK
- the csm4 gene encoding type III-A CRISPR-associated RAMP protein Csm4, translated to MKIIKYTIEPTSPWVYSLRSDTLHGLIACQVREWEGEQACKNLLASFLDNEPLFTCSSAFSKGFLPAPVLAPISRPVFKKNFEGKELFGNKNTKLVDWLQEYKIFKKKTLIPYAVWQKQKNALSALKLFSAYMGDKENFIKNKKSDKEKFSWEIPNQISGTELHLTINRNENKHLDGSYFSSSVNFANHELDIYVKASDHALFEKYFGILGELGFGADSTLGKGRFKIKNKEDVSDVFHEKGEYGLNLSVLSAENLAGIEGYYRTFTKKGKTWVAKSRHSPFKKPFIALEEGAVVKNIPSSCIIKNINADDDIIQMCGALLMPCTLPGETQ
- the crn3 gene encoding CRISPR-associated ring nuclease Crn3/Csx3, whose translation is MVIYSIGVEVPITPTEPLPSLPVIPHGALVILEGRAPIWRYVMAFHALHGLASAVGIYDPRLGVVVVASHSTEYREGDILDIRI